A DNA window from Camelina sativa cultivar DH55 chromosome 17, Cs, whole genome shotgun sequence contains the following coding sequences:
- the LOC104759400 gene encoding uncharacterized protein LOC104759400 yields the protein MPPLFSLLMEMIQDCGFVEFPYLGNYLSWRGWRDKKPIRCRLDRALGNADWHDLFPDTVTEYMPMIASDHAPLVATLGAKQPRGRRGFMFDRRWVGKEGLMDAISAGWLREQNRGSTSFADKIVNCRREISRWRKQQAPYGRDLIKDLKRQLEVAQANDTTGPEVISDLNSRLREACKDEEIH from the coding sequence ATGcctcctcttttctctcttttaatggAAATGATCCAGGACTGCGGTTTTGTGGAATTTCCCTATCTGGGAAATTATTTGTCTTGGCGAGGTTGGCGAGATAAGAAACCTATTCGGTGTCGCCTGGATAGGGCTTTGGGCAATGCGGATTGGCATGATCTTTTTCCAGATACGGTTACAGAATATATGCCGATGATAGCCTCGGATCATGCGCCTTTGGTTGCTACTTTGGGTGCCAAACAACCAAGGGGTCGTAGGGGTTTCATGTTTGACCGCCGATGGGTGGGAAAGGAGGGTTTAATGGATGCAATCTCGGCCGGTTGGCTGCGGGAGCAGAATAGGGGCTCCACTAGTTTTGCTGACAAGATTGTGAACTGTCGCCGAGAGATTTCACGATGGAGGAAACAGCAGGCTCCCTACGGGAGGGATTTGATTAAGGATCTTAAGAGACAGTTAGAGGTAGCGCAGGCTAATGATACCACGGGTCCGGAGGTCATTTCTGATCTCAATTCCCGGTTGCGTGAGGCCTGTAAGGATGAGGAGATTCATTAG
- the LOC104759401 gene encoding uncharacterized protein LOC104759401, with protein MAPATEAEVKKALFMMHPDKAPGPDGMTALFFQKAWSIVKEDLVSMLNQFFTEGTFDTVLNRTHICLIPKVTKPTRMTEMRPISLCNVGYKIISKVLCQRLKRLLPGLISETQSAFVPGRLISDNIMIAEEMFHGLRTNNSCKSKFMAIKTDMSKAYDRVEWAFVEALLRKIGFADKWISWIMFCISSVEYRVLLNGQPNGLIVPERGLRQGDPLSHYIFILCTEVLIANIRKAEEEKKITGINVANKCPAITHLLFVDDNLFFCKVDRAQCGIVLDILKQYGAASGHQINFEKSSVQFGHKVNDQAKVEMQGVLGITNVGGMGSYLGLPESLGGSKTQVFSFVRDRLQNRTTGWSAKLMSKGGKEVMIKSVATAVPIFVMSCFRLPKTITSKLTSAMANFWWSSNGQSRGMHWIAWEKLCWSKQLGGLEFRSVDDFNTALLAKQLWRLIDVRTLCLLGFLRVGITEIQILWNPYGHTLLLMVGGVLFQLDVWDLLYEHFDPVDAALIEALPLSNCSRADYLGWHFTKHGKYTVISGYEVACYATPNTFQPTGAGPELTPLLAKIWKVPCPPKLHHFIWQVLTGCILVSANLKHRGIDCDVDCARCGADAEDINHAIFVCPPARQVWALANVPVGPQLFPTESVYANVDHFLGSTNPGSQVEQPVEVVRVAIGEAETWQQAQVETDLDELQSSPSVLSAGPQTHTFSLLPFFSGHRCFLDGSWKETDIFAGAGWVCTSSQGSIPILGATNFQRSLSPLHAKVEAFIWAMRCMIGHDFREVVFYTDCSDLVKMVSSPQDWPAFATYLDDIKTDREEFSSFALVQVPRNANVRADSLARRARSSPQHVKFVNVFPLNWLT; from the exons ATGGCCCCAGCCACGGAGGCCGAGGTTAAAAAGGCcttgtttatgatgcatccggatAAAGCACCCGGCCCTGATGGTATGACAGCTCTGTTTTTTCAAAAGGCATGGAGTATTGTTAAAGAGGATCTTGTCTCAATGTTAAATCAGTTTTTTACTGAGGGTACTTTTGATACGGTTTTAAATCGTACGCATATCTGTCTTATTCCCAAGGTAACAAAGCCGACTCGGATGACAGAGATGAGGCCGATTAGTTTGTGCAATGTGGGgtataaaatcatttcaaagGTTTTATGTCAACGGCTTAAGCGGTTGTTGCCTGGTCTCATCTCGGAGACGCAATCAGCCTTTGTTCCAGGTCGATTGATTTCGGATAATATCATGATCGCtgaggagatgtttcatggtttgcGCACTAATAATTCATGTAAAAGTAAGTTTATGGCCATaaagacggatatgagtaaggcgtaTGATAGAGTGGAGTGGGCTTTTGTTGAGGCTCTTTTACGAAAGATAGGGTTTGCGGATAAATGGATTTCGTGGATTATGTTCTGTATCTCTTCCGTTGAGTACAGGGTTCTTCTTAATGGTCAACCCAATGGGCTGATAGTCCCAGAAAGGGGTTTGAGACAGGGCGATCCGCTTTCTCATTACATTTTTATCTTGTGTACGGAGGTTCTGATTGCTAATATTCGGAAGGCGGAGGAGGAAAAGAAGATTACTGGTATAAATGTGGCAAATAAGTGTCCGGCAATTACGCATTTGCTGTTTGTGGACGACAATCTTTTTTTCTGTAAGGTTGATAGAGCTCAATGTGGGATTGTGTTGGATATTCTAAAACAGTACGGGGCTGCCTCGGGTCACCAGATAAATTTTGAGAAGTCTTCAGTTCAGTTTGGACATAAGGTCAATGACCAGGCCAAGGTGGAGATGCAGGGTGTTCTTGGTATCACTAATGTAGGGGGCATGGGATCGTATTTGGGACTTCCGGAAAGTTTGGGGGGATCGAAAACACAGGTTTTCTCCTTTGTTCGGGATCGGTTGCAGAACCGGACAACTGGTTGGTCAGCGAAACTGATGTCAAAAGGAGGAAAGGAGGTGATGATTAAGTCGGTTGCGACTGCGGTACCGAtatttgtgatgtcttgttttcgacTACCAAAAACGATAACATCCAAATTAACGAGTGCGATGGCAAACTTTTGGTGGAGCTCTAATGGACAGTCTAGGGGTATGCATTGGATAGCTTGGGAGAAGCTTTGTTGGAGCAAGCAGTTGGGTGGGTTGGAATTTAGGAGTGTGGATGATTTTAACACGGCTTTGTTGGCCAAGCAGTTATGGAGATTGATAGATGTCCGGACTCTCTGTTTGCTCGGGTTTTTAAGAGTAGGTATTACCGAAATTCAAATCCTATGGAACCCCTACGGTCATACTCTCCTTCTTATGGTTGGAGGAGTATTGTTCCAGCTAGATGTCTG GGATCTGCTCTATGAGCATTTTGATCCCGTAGATGCCGCTTTGATAGAAGCTTTGCCTTTAAGTAATTGTTCCAGGGCAGATTACTTAGGTTGGCACTTTACTAAGCATGGTAAGTATACGGTAATATCAGGTTATGAGGTGGCGTGTTATGCGACCCCGAATACCTTTCAACCTACTGGGGCGGGGCCAGAGTTAACCCCTCTTTTGGCTAAGATTTGGAAGGTTCCATGTCCACCCAAATTGCATCACTTTATCTGGCAAGTATTGACGGGTTGTATTTTGGTATCGGCGAATTTAAAACATCGAGGGATAGATTGTGATGTTGACTGTGCACGTTGTGGGGCCGATGCGGAAGATATAAATCACGCTATTTTTGTGTGTCCACCGGCTCGCCAGGTTTGGGCTTTAGCGAATGTTCCGGTAGGACCGCAACTTTTCCCCACAGAGTCAGTTTATGCTAATGTGGATCATTTCTTGGGTTCAACAAACCCGGGTTCACAG GTTGAACAACCTGTTGAGGTTGTTCGGGTGGCGATAGGTGAAGCTGAGACTTGGCAGCAGGCACAGGTGGAGACAGATCTGGATGAGCTTCAGTCCTCCCCTAGTGTATTGTCTGCTGGGCCGCAGACCCATACTTTTTCTCTCCTGCCGTTTTTTTCCGGGCATCGGTGTTTCCTGGACGGTTCTTGGAAAGAAACTGATATTTTTGCAGGTGCAGGTTGGGTTTGTACTTCCTCACAAGGATCAATCCCGATTCTCGGTGCCACCAATTTCCAGCGTAGTTTGTCCCCTTTACATGCAAAAGtcgaagctttcatttgggcgatGCGGTGCATGATTGGGCACGATTTCCGGGAGGTGGTGTTTTATACGGACTGctccgatttggtgaagatggtgtcttcgcctcaGGATTGGCCCGCCTTCGCAACATACCTAGATGACATCAAGACTGATAGGGAGGAGTTCTCTTCTTTTGCTTTGGTTCAGGTacctagaaatgcaaatgttcGTGCGGATTCGTTGGCTCGTCGAGCGCGCTCTTCTCCACAGCATGTTAAGTTTGTAAACGTTTTTCCTCTAAATTGGCTCACTTGA
- the LOC104756792 gene encoding formin-like protein 4 produces the protein MAALLMQPWLPHHLTLILFSLILFFPNQSFSQSDSPQNIETFFPNDTISAPAPSPVPSPPLPPTSSSSSDRGKITRAVLITAASTLLVAAVFFFFFHKCVIARRRRRNRVGGVENTLPPPVPPLAETTLAREGFTRFGGNVKGLILDENGLDVLYWRKSQSQRNNKNGSFKKEIVHGDDNDEEKNVIHSKNKKNSEIPLLRGRSSTSQSVVHNDKYNNTTTTTHPPPHVKTESFKNAKSDPSPPPPPPPPIPVKQSAPPPPPPPKPKSGPSPPPPPPLKKTAALSSSVSKPPPAPKGSSSSGEGSNGQVKLKPLHWDKVNPDSDHSMVWDKIDRGSFSFDGDLMEALFGYVAVKKSPDDGGDKKPNSTLPTQIFILDPRKSQNTAIVLKSLGMTRDELVESLMEGHDFHPDTLERLSRIAPTKEEQSAILQFDGDMKMLADAESFLFHLLKAVPCAFTRLNALLFRANYYPEISNYNKSLQTLDLACTELRSRGLFVKLLEAILKSGNRMNQGTARGDAQAFNLTALLKLSDVKSVDGKTTLLNFVVEEVVRSEGKRCVLNRRSNRSFSRSSSSSSSISEVISKEEQEKEYLRLGLPVVGGLSAEFSNVKKAAAIDYDTVAATCLALTSRAKDARRVLAQSEGDNKEGERFVKKMNEFLDSVEEELKLARDEEKKVMELVKKTTEYYQAGAVKGKNPLHLFVIVRDFLAMVDKVCVEISRNLQRRTAMGSPQQRNAVKFPVLPPNFMSDRSKSESGGSDSDM, from the exons ATGGCTGCCTTGTTGATGCAGCCATGGCTTCCTCATCATCTAACCCTAATTTTGTTCTCCTTAATCCTCTTTTTCCCTAACCAATCCTTTTCTCAATCCGACTCTCCTCAAAACATCGAAACATTTTTCCCAAATGACACAATCTCCGCTCCAGCTCCATCTCCGGTTCCGTCGCCGCCACTACCACCaacatcttcctcttcgtcaGACAGAGGTAAGATCACGAGGGCTGTGCTTATAACCGCGGCTAGTACTTTACTTGTAGCAgctgtgttcttcttcttcttccataagTGCGTCATCGCACGGCGGCGAAGGAGGAACAGAGTCGGTGGCGTCGAGAACACGCTTCCTCCGCCGGTTCCTCCGTTGGCTGAAACGACCTTAGCTCGAGAAGGGTTTACACGATTCGGCGGAAACGTAAAGGGATTGATCCTTGATGAGAATGGTCTCGATGTGTTGTATTGGAGAAAGTCTCAGAGTCAGAGGAACAATAAAAATGGAAGCTTTAAGAAAGAGATCGTTCACGGCGACGACAACGACGAAGAGAAGAATGTGATTCATtcgaagaacaagaagaattcTGAGATTCCTCTTCTCAGAGGAAGATCATCGACTTCTCAAAGTGTAGTTCACAACGACAAATAcaacaacaccaccaccaccactcatcctcctcctcatgtCAAGACTGAGTCTTTCAAAAACGCCAAATCAGATccgtcaccaccaccaccaccgccaccgccaATTCCGGTGAAACAGAGtgctccacctcctcctcctcctcctaagcCTAAGAGTGGTCCATCTCCGCCGCCACCTCCGCCGTTGAAAAAGACGGCAGCTTTGTCTTCATCAGTTTCAAAACCACCGCCGGCTCCTAAAGGATCATCATCTTCAGGGGAAGGTTCAAATGGTCAGGTAAAGCTCAAGCCTTTACATTGGGATAAAGTCAACCCTGATTCTGATCACTCCATGGTTTGGGACAAAATCGATCGTGGCTCTTTCAG TTTCGATGGCGATTTAATGGAGGCTCTCTTCGGCTACGTGGCGGTCAAGAAATCTCCAGACGACGGCGGCGATAAGAAACCTAACTCAACCTTACCGACTCAGATTTTTATACTTGACCCGAGAAAATCTCAGAACACAGCGATCGTGCTCAAATCCTTAGGTATGACTCGTGATGAGCTTGTGGAATCGTTAATGGAAGGTCACGATTTCCATCCAGACACACTTGAGAGGCTCTCCAGAATAGCTCCGACGAAAGAAGAACAGTCAGCGATTCTACAATTCGACGGTGACATGAAAATGCTCGCCGACGCTGAGTCGTTCTTGTTTCATCTTCTAAAGGCTGTGCCTTGTGCCTTCACTCGTCTTAACGCGTTGCTCTTTAGAGCTAATTACTATCCAGAGATATCAAACTATAACAAGTCTCTTCAGACGCTGGATTTAGCTTGCACAGAGCTTAGATCACGTGGCTTGTTCGTGAAGCTTCTTGAAGCGATATTGAAATCTGGAAACAGAATGAATCAGGGAACAGCTAGAGGAGATGCTCAAGCTTTTAACCTCACCGCGCTTTTGAAACTTTCCGATGTGAAGAGTGTTGATGGGAAGACGACTTTGCTTAACTTTGTTGTGGAAGAAGTGGTTAGGTCTGAAGGGAAGCGATGCGTGCTTAACCGAAGGAGTAACCGTAGCTTTAGCCGTAGCAGTAGTAGTAGCAGTTCGATTTCTGAGGTTATATCAAAGGAAGAGCAAGAGAAGGAGTATTTAAGACTCGGTTTGCCTGTTGTTGGTGGGTTAAGCGCTGAGTTCTCTAATGTTAAGAAAGCTGCAGCTATAGACTATGACACGGTTGCTGCAACTTGCTTGGCTCTTACGTCTAGAGCGAAGGATGCTAGACGAGTGTTAGCGCAGAGCGAAGGAGATAATAAAGAAGGAGAGAGgtttgtgaagaagatgaatgagTTTCTTGATTCGGTTGAAGAAGAACTGAAGTTAGCtagagatgaagagaagaaagtgatGGAGCTTGTGAAGAAAACAACAGAGTATTACCAAGCAGGAGCTGTGAAAGGAAAGAATCCActtcatttgtttgttattgttagGGATTTTCTCGCTATGGTTGATAAAGTATGTGTAGAGATCTCAAGAAATTTGCAGAGGAGGACTGCAATGGGGAGTCCGCAACAGAGGAACGCAGTGAAGTTTCCGGTTTTGCCTCCGAATTTCATGTCGGATAGGTCTAAAAGTGAGTCTGGTGGATCAGATTCTGATATGTGA
- the LOC104756793 gene encoding protein WVD2-like 7 isoform X1, which produces MGDMQVGVATIDDKGFYGLREETPVKAVASSNPSLQVSVSFGRFENDSLSWEKFSAFSPNKYLEEVGKCATPGSVAQKKAYFEAHYKKIAERKAEIMDQEKQMDKNESFRSIVSDQESVEHENGESVAESEVDDGSNEQFTCDEDKHVTDIAVEVNELSVDEVVNEDTVIVKKCQSSVDQVKEEVKDCVDSPVLEKAEEIAFVEERPEVVVHVQEEPDEVSQVEDVSETVVGDEVREEVVISKDDSKDTKETPMKEVKKEKKPNLIKKSDANVRINPTRSSPKPNQVTKKPETNKTVTSKKTPPSKEIRNMMKATKIPAAPISKAPQGFSTPRVYKPASQNTSLTTSYASLKKETPSALLKKKQTAPKSLHISMNLDPPASDPSALTSTRKSLIMERMGDKDIVKRAFKTFQKSFDFKNSVDGENTALKQNTAKATSIPSVATRPQEKGRPTKASNMEKRSGTTAYRSPSHGLKSNETVEKQQKELSKSGARPVEKTRLQKNPKQAGVIDAKTRRDSLNPKAKPMQGSLPVRILPKGSLDKVLR; this is translated from the exons ATGGGTGATATGCAAGTTGGTGTTGCCACTATTGACGATAAG GGATTCTATGGCTTGAGGGAGGAAACACCCGTAAAGGCCGTGGCTTCATCAAACCCGAGCCTACAAGTGTCGGTTTCATTCGGCAGGTTTGAGAATGATTCACTTTCTTGGGAGAAGTTCTCAGCTTTCTCTCCAAACAAGTACTTGGAGGAAGTTGGCAAGTGTGCAACTCCAGGTTCAGTAGCTCAAAAGAAGGCTTATTTTGAAGCTCATTACAAGAAGATAGCTGAGAGGAAAGCTGAGATCATGGATCAGGAGAAGCAAATGGACAAGAACGAATCTTTTAGATCGATCGTTTCAGATCAGGAGAGTGTGGAACACGAAAACGGCGAGTCGGTGGCAGAGTCTGAGGTTGATGATGGTTCTAATGAGCAGTTCACTTGTGATGAAGATAAGCATGTGACTGACATTGCTGTTGAAGTAAATGAATTGAGTGTTGATGAGGTTGTTAATGAAGATACTGTCATTGTCAAGAAATGTCAAAGCTCGGTTGATCAGGTGAAAGAAGAAGTCAAGGACTGTGTGGATAGTCCAGTATTGGAGAAAGCAGAAGAGATTGCTTTTGTGGAGGAGAGACCAGAAGTGGTCGTCCATGTGCAGGAGGAACCAGATGAGGTTTCACAAGTTGAGGATGTTTCAGAGACAGTAGTAGGAGATGAAGTGAGAGAGGAAGTAGTAATATCAAAAGATGATAGTAAGGATACAAAGGAAACGCCAATGAAGGaggtgaagaaagagaagaagcctAATCTAATTAAGAAGAGTGATGCAAATGTGCGGATTAATCCTACAAGAAGCTCTCCCAAG CCTAATCAGGTGACGAAAAAACCTGAAACTAACAAGACTGTAACAAGTAAGAAAACTCCACCAAGCAAGGAGATCAGAAACATGATGAAGGCAACAAAGATACCAGCAGCACCAATCTCAAAAGCCCCACAAGGGTTTTCAACTCCAAGAGTGTACAAACCAGCTTCACAAAACACTTCATTGACTACATCCTACGCTTCGTTAAAGAAAGAAACTCCCTCGGCTTtactgaaaaagaaacaaaccgcTCCAAAGTCATTGCATATATCTATGAATCTGGATCCACCTGCTTCCGATCCTAGTGCTCTTACAAGTACTAGAAAGTCACTGATTATGGAGCGAATGGGTGATAAAGACATTGTGAAACGTGcttttaaaacatttcaaaaGAGTTTTGACTTCAAAAACTCTGTCGACGGTGAAAACACGGCTCTTAAGCAG AATACTGCAAAGGCTACTAGTATTCCATCAGTAGCTACTCGGCCGCAGGAAAAGGGGAG GCCTACAAAAGCAAGTAACATGGAGAAGAGAAGTGGTACTACCGCCTATCGTTCTCCATCTCATGGCCTTAAAAGCAATGAGACTGTTGAGAAACAACAAAAGGAG CTTTCCAAGTCTGGTGCAAGACCTGTAGAGAAGACACGCTTGCAGAAGAACCCaaag CAGGCAGGAGTGATTGATGCCAAAACCAGGAGAGACTCTCTTAATCCGAAAGCAAAACCCATGCAGGGTTCTCTTCCTGTGCGGATCTTACCAAAAGGCTCTTTAGACAAGGTGTTACGATAG
- the LOC104756793 gene encoding protein WVD2-like 7 isoform X2 — MGDMQVGVATIDDKGFYGLREETPVKAVASSNPSLQVSVSFGRFENDSLSWEKFSAFSPNKYLEEVGKCATPGSVAQKKAYFEAHYKKIAERKAEIMDQEKQMDKNESFRSIVSDQESVEHENGESVAESEVDDGSNEQFTCDEDKHVTDIAVEVNELSVDEVVNEDTVIVKKCQSSVDQVKEEVKDCVDSPVLEKAEEIAFVEERPEVVVHVQEEPDEVSQVEDVSETVVGDEVREEVVISKDDSKDTKETPMKEVKKEKKPNLIKKSDANVRINPTRSSPKPNQVTKKPETNKTVTSKKTPPSKEIRNMMKATKIPAAPISKAPQGFSTPRVYKPASQNTSLTTSYASLKKETPSALLKKKQTAPKSLHISMNLDPPASDPSALTSTRKSLIMERMGDKDIVKRAFKTFQKSFDFKNSVDGENTALKQNTAKATSIPSVATRPQEKGRPTKASNMEKRSGTTAYRSPSHGLKSNETVEKQQKELSKSGARPVEKTRLQKNPKAGVIDAKTRRDSLNPKAKPMQGSLPVRILPKGSLDKVLR; from the exons ATGGGTGATATGCAAGTTGGTGTTGCCACTATTGACGATAAG GGATTCTATGGCTTGAGGGAGGAAACACCCGTAAAGGCCGTGGCTTCATCAAACCCGAGCCTACAAGTGTCGGTTTCATTCGGCAGGTTTGAGAATGATTCACTTTCTTGGGAGAAGTTCTCAGCTTTCTCTCCAAACAAGTACTTGGAGGAAGTTGGCAAGTGTGCAACTCCAGGTTCAGTAGCTCAAAAGAAGGCTTATTTTGAAGCTCATTACAAGAAGATAGCTGAGAGGAAAGCTGAGATCATGGATCAGGAGAAGCAAATGGACAAGAACGAATCTTTTAGATCGATCGTTTCAGATCAGGAGAGTGTGGAACACGAAAACGGCGAGTCGGTGGCAGAGTCTGAGGTTGATGATGGTTCTAATGAGCAGTTCACTTGTGATGAAGATAAGCATGTGACTGACATTGCTGTTGAAGTAAATGAATTGAGTGTTGATGAGGTTGTTAATGAAGATACTGTCATTGTCAAGAAATGTCAAAGCTCGGTTGATCAGGTGAAAGAAGAAGTCAAGGACTGTGTGGATAGTCCAGTATTGGAGAAAGCAGAAGAGATTGCTTTTGTGGAGGAGAGACCAGAAGTGGTCGTCCATGTGCAGGAGGAACCAGATGAGGTTTCACAAGTTGAGGATGTTTCAGAGACAGTAGTAGGAGATGAAGTGAGAGAGGAAGTAGTAATATCAAAAGATGATAGTAAGGATACAAAGGAAACGCCAATGAAGGaggtgaagaaagagaagaagcctAATCTAATTAAGAAGAGTGATGCAAATGTGCGGATTAATCCTACAAGAAGCTCTCCCAAG CCTAATCAGGTGACGAAAAAACCTGAAACTAACAAGACTGTAACAAGTAAGAAAACTCCACCAAGCAAGGAGATCAGAAACATGATGAAGGCAACAAAGATACCAGCAGCACCAATCTCAAAAGCCCCACAAGGGTTTTCAACTCCAAGAGTGTACAAACCAGCTTCACAAAACACTTCATTGACTACATCCTACGCTTCGTTAAAGAAAGAAACTCCCTCGGCTTtactgaaaaagaaacaaaccgcTCCAAAGTCATTGCATATATCTATGAATCTGGATCCACCTGCTTCCGATCCTAGTGCTCTTACAAGTACTAGAAAGTCACTGATTATGGAGCGAATGGGTGATAAAGACATTGTGAAACGTGcttttaaaacatttcaaaaGAGTTTTGACTTCAAAAACTCTGTCGACGGTGAAAACACGGCTCTTAAGCAG AATACTGCAAAGGCTACTAGTATTCCATCAGTAGCTACTCGGCCGCAGGAAAAGGGGAG GCCTACAAAAGCAAGTAACATGGAGAAGAGAAGTGGTACTACCGCCTATCGTTCTCCATCTCATGGCCTTAAAAGCAATGAGACTGTTGAGAAACAACAAAAGGAG CTTTCCAAGTCTGGTGCAAGACCTGTAGAGAAGACACGCTTGCAGAAGAACCCaaag GCAGGAGTGATTGATGCCAAAACCAGGAGAGACTCTCTTAATCCGAAAGCAAAACCCATGCAGGGTTCTCTTCCTGTGCGGATCTTACCAAAAGGCTCTTTAGACAAGGTGTTACGATAG
- the LOC104756796 gene encoding probable galacturonosyltransferase-like 8: protein MPTRFSLNAFLILTVFCLIVLLPFAVGIRLIPERLTTAGGGGHNGGTNDGFNKLGPFMEAPEYRNGKECASSSVNRDNFVSSSSSSSNDPSLVHVAMTLDSEYLRGSIAAVHSVLRHASCPENVFFHFIAAEFDSASPRVLSQLVRSTFPSLNFKVYIFREDTVINLISSSIRIALENPLNYARNYLGDILDRSVERVIYLDSDVITVDDITKLWNTVLTGSRVIGAPEYCHANFTQYFTSGFWSDPALPGLISGEKPCYFNTGVMVMDLVRWRQGNYREKLEQWMQLQKKKRIYDLGSLPPFLLVFAGNVEAIDHRWNQHGLGGDNIRGSCRSLHPGPVSLLHWSGKGKPWVRLDEKRACPLDHLWEPYDLYKHKIERAKDQSLLLGFASLSELTDDSSFL from the coding sequence ATGCCGACGCGTTTTTCTTTAAACGCGTTCTTGATCTTGACGGTGTTCTGTTTGATTGTTCTGTTACCGTTCGCCGTTGGCATACGGTTGATTCCGGAGAGGTTAACGACCGCCGGTGGTGGTGGTCACAACGGAGGTACTAATGATGGGTTTAATAAACTTGGTCCGTTCATGGAAGCTCCAGAGTACAGAAACGGCAAGGAGTGTGCGTCGTCTTCTGTGAACAGAGACAACTTCgtgtcgtcttcttcttcttcttctaatgatCCTTCCCTTGTTCACGTAGCTATGACTTTAGACTCCGAATACCTCCGTGGATCGATCGCAGCCGTTCATTCCGTTCTCCGCCACGCGTCTTGTCCCGAGAACgtcttcttccacttcatcgCGGCTGAGTTTGACTCGGCGAGTCCTCGTGTTCTGAGTCAACTCGTGAGGTCGACGTTCCCGTCTCTCAACTTTAAAGTCTACATTTTTAGGGAAGACACGGTGATCAATCTCATCTCCTCTTCGATTAGAATAGCTTTGGAGAATCCGTTGAACTACGCTCGGAACTATCTCGGAGATATTCTTGATCGGAGCGTGGAACGAGTCATCTATCTTGACTCGGATGTTATAACCGTCGATGATATCACCAAGCTTTGGAACACGGTTTTGACCGGGTCACGGGTCATCGGAGCTCCGGAGTACTGTCACGCCAACTTCACTCAGTATTTCACTTCCGGGTTCTGGTCAGACCCGGCTTTACCGGGTCTAATCTCGGGTGAAAAGCCTTGCTATTTCAACACGGGAGTGATGGTGATGGATCTTGTTAGGTGGAGACAAGGGAACTACAGAGAGAAGCTAGAGCAGTGGATGcagttgcagaagaagaagagaatctacGATCTTGGATCTTTACCACCGTTTCTTTTGGTCTTTGCGGGTAATGTGGAAGCTATTGACCATAGATGGAACCAGCACGGTTTAGGAGGGGACAACATACGAGGAAGCTGTCGGTCTTTGCATCCTGGTCCTGTGAGTTTGTTGCATTGGAGTGGGAAAGGGAAACCATGGGTGAGACTTGATGAGAAGAGGGCTTGTCCGTTGGATCATCTTTGGGAGCCATATGATTTGTATAAGCATAAGATTGAGAGAGCTAAGGATCAGTCTCTGCTGCTTGGGTTTGCTTCTTTATCGGAGTTGACTGATGATTCAAGCTTCTTGTGA